The Linepithema humile isolate Giens D197 chromosome 7, Lhum_UNIL_v1.0, whole genome shotgun sequence genome has a window encoding:
- the MsrA gene encoding peptide methionine sulfoxide reductase isoform X1, with protein sequence MSRLCRAIVVMLPCFIRAVVASNCSISSYECGAFLTCPISKRSNVCSFSRMPGQLEEVKGKRATFGMGCFWAGDSLFGALPGVIRTCVGYAGGNKESPEYRNMGDHTEVVDIEYDSELVSYTHLLSLFWNNHEYGLTTKIKRQYMSLILYHDEEQRLLAEKSREQEQQERKETFVTEIKKFTRFYPAEDYHQKYRLQNHPWLIETLGLTTPEILRTSSLASKLNGYIAGAGTLEQFEKELPSLGLSEKAVQYMTKYIIENQGSGLYC encoded by the exons ATGTCACGATTGTGTCGCGCAATCGTCGTGATGTTACCGTGCTTCATTCGGGCTGTTGTCGCTAGCAATTGCTCCATTTCGTCGTACGAATGCGGCGCGTTTCTCACGTGTCCTATTTCTAAGCGCAGCAATGTCTGTTCGTTCAGCAGAATGCCAGGTCAGTTGGAAGAGGTCAAGGGTAAACGTGCCACCTTCGGCATGGGCTGCTTCTGGGCGGGAGACTCTCTCTTCGGGGCACTGCCGGGTGTCATTAGGACCTGCGTGGGCTATGCCGGCGGTAACAAGGAGTCTCCAGAATATAGAAACAt GGGAGACCATACGGAAGTTGTTGATATTGAATATGATTCAGAATTAGTATCCTATACACACTTGCTGAGCTTGTTTTGGAATAATCACGAGTACGGTCTGACAACAAAGATTAAGAGACAG taCATGTCACTAATCTTATATCATGACGAAGAGCAAAGGTTGCTAGCTGAAAAATCTCGTGAACAAGAACAGCAAGAGCGCAAAGAAACCTTTGTCACAGAAATTAAGAAGTTTACAAGGTTTTATCCAGCAGAAGA CTATCATCAGAAGTATCGCCTGCAGAATCATCCATGGTTGATTGAAACACTAGGCCTCACTACACCGGAAATCTTGCGCACTTCTTCCTTGGCAAGCAAGTTGAATGGCTATATAGCTGGCGCCGGAACCCTTGAACAATTTGAGAAGGAGTTACCAAGCTTGGGATTGAGCGAGAAAGCAGTGCAATATATGACAAAGTACATTATCGAGAATCAGGGCAGTGGTTTGTACTGCTAG
- the MsrA gene encoding peptide methionine sulfoxide reductase isoform X2 yields MPGQLEEVKGKRATFGMGCFWAGDSLFGALPGVIRTCVGYAGGNKESPEYRNMGDHTEVVDIEYDSELVSYTHLLSLFWNNHEYGLTTKIKRQYMSLILYHDEEQRLLAEKSREQEQQERKETFVTEIKKFTRFYPAEDYHQKYRLQNHPWLIETLGLTTPEILRTSSLASKLNGYIAGAGTLEQFEKELPSLGLSEKAVQYMTKYIIENQGSGLYC; encoded by the exons ATGCCAGGTCAGTTGGAAGAGGTCAAGGGTAAACGTGCCACCTTCGGCATGGGCTGCTTCTGGGCGGGAGACTCTCTCTTCGGGGCACTGCCGGGTGTCATTAGGACCTGCGTGGGCTATGCCGGCGGTAACAAGGAGTCTCCAGAATATAGAAACAt GGGAGACCATACGGAAGTTGTTGATATTGAATATGATTCAGAATTAGTATCCTATACACACTTGCTGAGCTTGTTTTGGAATAATCACGAGTACGGTCTGACAACAAAGATTAAGAGACAG taCATGTCACTAATCTTATATCATGACGAAGAGCAAAGGTTGCTAGCTGAAAAATCTCGTGAACAAGAACAGCAAGAGCGCAAAGAAACCTTTGTCACAGAAATTAAGAAGTTTACAAGGTTTTATCCAGCAGAAGA CTATCATCAGAAGTATCGCCTGCAGAATCATCCATGGTTGATTGAAACACTAGGCCTCACTACACCGGAAATCTTGCGCACTTCTTCCTTGGCAAGCAAGTTGAATGGCTATATAGCTGGCGCCGGAACCCTTGAACAATTTGAGAAGGAGTTACCAAGCTTGGGATTGAGCGAGAAAGCAGTGCAATATATGACAAAGTACATTATCGAGAATCAGGGCAGTGGTTTGTACTGCTAG
- the LOC105678589 gene encoding cytochrome c oxidase subunit 5B, mitochondrial produces the protein MAWLSARTVLQTCRRPISYSFVCAQKKFADPLDHATGLEKREMLARLAGNEDPYNITIKRRPTSTKENPNVVYSAFQSRIMGCVCDEDALHVNWMWLHQGPPRRCECGHWFKLVEKAPI, from the exons ATGGCATGGTTAAGCGCTCGTACCGTGCTCCAAACATGTCGACGGCCAATTTCCTACAGTTTCGTGTGCGCccagaaaaaat TTGCCGATCCGCTGGATCATGCCACTGGTTTGGAAAAGAGGGAAATGCTCGCTCGTTTAGCCGGTAACGAA GATCCCTATAATATAACCATAAAGCGACGACCAACTAGCACAAAGGAGAATCCAAATGTAGTCTACAGTGCATTCCAGAGTCGTATAATGGGATGCGTTTGTGATGAAGATGCGTTGCATGTAAATTGGATGTGGCTACATCAAGGTCCTCCACGACGTTGCGAATGTGGCCATTGGTTTAAATTGGTTGAAAAAGCACCTATATAA